The genomic DNA ATAGGTTTTGAAGCGTAACCCGTTTGGTTAAATCACTGAATAAAGAAACCGTATAATTAGCACAGTCTAATGCTGTTGCATTACCTAGTGGTGACATTTTATCGGCATAAGCTATAAATCCATCAAAACCTTTAACACCACTTCCTGCAGTTGTTGGCGTAGGGGATTGAGAAATTGTGTTTACACGCACTTTTTTGTCACGTCCGAAGAAATATCCAAAACTACGAGCTATACTTTCTAAATAAGCCTTGTTGTCTGCCATATCATTATAGTCTGGAAAAACACGTTGCGCAGCCATATAACTTAAGGCAACAATACTTCCCCATTCATTCATGGCATCTGCTTTGTATAATGTTTGCATGACTTTATGAAAAGACATCGCAGAAACGTCTGTTCCTTTTTGGGTCCATGCATAATTTTGATCTGTATAATGTTTTCCTTTTCTAACATTAATAGACATACCTATTGAATGCAGTACAAAATCTATTTTACCGCCTAGTATCTCTGTTGATTTTTCAACTAAATTTTGTAAATCCTCTTCAGAAGTCGCATCTGCCGGGATAATCTGAGAACCTGTCTTTTCAGCTAATTTATTTATTTCCCCCATACGCATGGCAACTGGTGCATTTGTTAACACAAATGTCCCTCCTTCTTCATGCACACGTTCTGCTGTTTTCCAAGCAATTGAATTAGCATCTAATGCTCCAAAAATGATTCCCTTTTTTCCTTTTAATAAATTGTACATACTTTTTAGTTTATGCCCCTTTGTCCTCCGGACATTTCCCCAAGGGGAAAATTGGGTAATTATTGTCTTAATTAATTTTAAAAGCCCAAAAGTACTAAACTTTAAACTTTAAATTTTTTAAACTTCAAACTTTTTTCAATTCAGCAATTCTTTAGCATGTGCGATTGCGGATG from Flavivirga abyssicola includes the following:
- a CDS encoding enoyl-ACP reductase FabI, which produces MYNLLKGKKGIIFGALDANSIAWKTAERVHEEGGTFVLTNAPVAMRMGEINKLAEKTGSQIIPADATSEEDLQNLVEKSTEILGGKIDFVLHSIGMSINVRKGKHYTDQNYAWTQKGTDVSAMSFHKVMQTLYKADAMNEWGSIVALSYMAAQRVFPDYNDMADNKAYLESIARSFGYFFGRDKKVRVNTISQSPTPTTAGSGVKGFDGFIAYADKMSPLGNATALDCANYTVSLFSDLTKRVTLQNLFHDGGFSNMGISDAVMDTFMKED